The following proteins come from a genomic window of Nicotiana tomentosiformis chromosome 12, ASM39032v3, whole genome shotgun sequence:
- the LOC138902990 gene encoding uncharacterized protein: MPLSLFKQLGMGAPRPTTMMLQIAYRSITYLEGVIEDVLLQIGKFIFLADFIILDYEADEQVPIILGRPLLDTDDAIIKVREGKLIMRVDNEEAVFNVYKAIQLPRHYEELPIIFVVEVVELLIDTSAYLDDSQEKALILFDSWRLMTRLRR; the protein is encoded by the coding sequence ATGCCCTTGTCCTTGTTCAAGCAATTGGGTatgggagctccaagaccaaccactaTGATGCTGCAAATAGCTTATAGATCCATAACTTACcttgaaggagtgattgaagatgtgttactgcaaattgggaaattcaTCTTCCTAGCGGACTTCATTATCCTAGATtatgaggctgatgaacaagttccaatcatattagGACGACCTCTCTTGGATACAGATGATGCAATTATTAAAGTGAGAGAGGGAAAattgattatgagggtggacaacgaggaagcagttttCAATGTCTACAAGgcgatccaacttccccgccattATGAGGAGCTCCCTATTATATTTGTTGTGGAGGTGGTTGAGCTACTTATAGACACGAGTGCATATCTAGACGATTCTCAAGAGAAAGCACTCATATTGTTCGATAGTTGGAGATTGATGacgaggttgaggagatga